In Cellulomonas wangsupingiae, the genomic window AGAGATCGTGACAGCGGTGCTCGACGCGGGCATGGAGGTCACCGGCCTGCACGAGCACGACAGCGTGCCCTGGGACGCGCTGCCCGGCCTGATGACCTACGACCCCGCCACCGGCGAGTGCCGGCTGACGGACCGTCCGGAGCGTCTCCCGGCGTCGTTCACCCTCACCGCACGGCTCAGGCCTCCCGCGTGATCCGGACCTGCACGACGAGGTCCTGCGTCTGCGGACCGGCGTAGATCCCGCGCAACGGCGGCACGTCGTCGTAGCAGCGCCCCCGCCCCAGGACGACGTGGTGCTCCCCCGCCCGCACCCGGTTCGTCGGGTCGTAGCCGGTCCACTCGCCGGTCCACCACTCGAGCCAGGCGTGCGACTCGCCCGTGACCGTGGCACCGACCTCCCCCGACGCGTCGGGGTTCAGGTACCCCGAGACGTAGCGCGCCGGGATGCCGAGCGCGCGCAGCGCGCCCAGCGCGAGGTGGGCCATGTCCTGGCAGACGCCCGTGCGCTTGGTCCACGCCTCCGTCGCGGGCGTGTGGACGGTCGTGACCCCCGGGATGTACTCCATCTCGTCGCGCAGCGCCCGGCACACCGCCTCGGCCGCCGCAGCCGGCTCGAGCCCGTCGGCGGCGGCCTGCGCGAGGTCGACGACCTCCTGCGGCACCTCGGTCGCGTCGGTCACGGCGAGGTGCTCCGAGAGCCGGTCCCGCACCTCGGGTCCGCGCAGCACGTCCCAGCCGACCGTCGACGACGGCCCGGGCCGCTCGGCGACCTCCACGACGTGCTCGGCCGTCAGCACGAGCGACCGGTGCGGGGCGAGCACCTCGAACGCGGTCACGTGCGTGCCCCAGTAGTCGCGGTAGTCGTGCGTCCACGTCTGCGGGTGGATGTCGAGGCGTGACTCGAGCACGACCTGCCCGGGGTGGGACAGCGGCGTCATGCGGGCCTCGTTGTACGACGCGACCACCGGGTCGGTGTAGCGGAACGTGGACGTGTGGACGATCCGCAACCTGCTCACAGCGCCTCCCCCACCCACGTCAGCTCGGACCCCGAGGGGAAGTAGCGCCCACGGATGGAGTCGGAGGCGGCCGAGCACGCCCGCTGCACCAGCTCCATCTCCCGCGGCAGCGCGTCGACGATCTCCATGAGCGGCCGGTACTCCAGGTTCGTGCGGACGTG contains:
- a CDS encoding transglutaminase family protein; the encoded protein is MSRLRIVHTSTFRYTDPVVASYNEARMTPLSHPGQVVLESRLDIHPQTWTHDYRDYWGTHVTAFEVLAPHRSLVLTAEHVVEVAERPGPSSTVGWDVLRGPEVRDRLSEHLAVTDATEVPQEVVDLAQAAADGLEPAAAAEAVCRALRDEMEYIPGVTTVHTPATEAWTKRTGVCQDMAHLALGALRALGIPARYVSGYLNPDASGEVGATVTGESHAWLEWWTGEWTGYDPTNRVRAGEHHVVLGRGRCYDDVPPLRGIYAGPQTQDLVVQVRITREA